GAACTCCCGCAGCGTGCGAGGCCCGGAGGCGTACACGCCGTCCTCGACGGCGAAGGGAGCCCCGTCCGCAGTGAGCCGCTCGTCTCCACCTGACACCGCCACCGCACAACCCCCTGAGCATCCGCTCGTCGTCCCAGCGCGGCGACGCTATGCGCACCCCCGAACCGGGTCAAGCCCGGCGGCCCGCCCCCACGGCCACCATGGCGCCAACCCGGCAACACTCTGGCGCACCGTGGCGCACTATGGCGCCAGATGACTTGCAATGGCGCCACGATGGTGCCACTATTGCGTCATGGACCTCACCCCGTACGTGGACAATCTCCGCCATGAGCTCGGCGTGGCCGCCCAGGCGGGCGGCGACGAAGCCCGCGCCCTGGCGGACCGACTCACCGGGCAGCTCGAATCCGCCGCCCGGCTGACCCTGCTGAACGCCCTGTCCGACGCGATGGACGAGATCACCCGCGACCTCGCGCCCGGCTCGGTCGATCTGCGGCTGCGCGGTCTGAACCCCGAGTTCGTGGTGACCGCACCGCCCACCGCCGACCTCTTCGAGGAGGCCGAGACCGCGCTGCCGGCCCCGCCGCCCCCGGTCACGACCCCCGTGGAGGGCGAGGACGGCGCCACCTCCAGGATCAACTTCCGCCCGCCGGCCCAGCTCAAGACCCGGGTCGAGGAGGCCGCGAACCGCGAAGGACTCTCGGTCAACGCCTGGCTCGTCCGGGCCGTGGCCGCGGCCCTCGAACCGGGCAGCACGGCGGGTCGCACCCGCAAGGGCACGACGGGCGTGGGCCCCGCCGTCGGCCAGGGCTTCACCGGCTGGGTCCGCTAGCCGCCGCACATCCCACGACCCCGCGACCCGGCGACCCGGCACCCCGCGCCCGCCCGGCGCCACCGGGGCCGCCCGCGCCCTCACCGCCGCACCGAGGCACGTCACCCCGGCACTTACCTCTCCTCAGTCAAAGGACGGCACAGCCATGCCTACGTTCGAAACCCCCGCACCCCTCTCCGCCACCGTCGAGATCGAGATCGGGCGGGCCCGGATCGTCGCGGGCAAGCGCACCGACACCTTCGTCGAGGTGACGCCGAGCGACCCGGGAGACAAGCTCGACATCCAGGCCGCCGCCGAGACCAACGTCACCTGCGCGGGCGGAAAGCTGCTGGTCAAGGGCCCCAAGAAGCGCTCGCTCTTCGGCAAGATCGGCGCGGTCGACGTGACCGTCGAACTGCCCGCCGGTTCGGATCTGACCTGCAGGACGGGGCTCGGGGAACTGATCGGCGAGGGCCTGTTCGGGAACTGCCGTCTCACCACCGCCGCCGGAGACATCCAGCTGGACGAGGCCGCGGCCGTACGGCTGAAGACCTCGCACGGCGACATCCTGGTCGACAGCACGACCGGCGAGACCGAGATCCACGGCTCCGGCCGGGTGCGGATCGGCCGGATCGACGGATCGGCGACCATCAGGAACCTCAACGGCGAGACCACGGTCGGCGAGATCACCGGCGAGCTGAAGGTGAACTCCTCCAACGGGCCCATCGGCGTGGGCCGTACGGAGTCCTCGGTCACCGCCAAGACCGCCAGCGGCGCCATCCGCCTCGGCGAGGTCGTCCGCGGCCGGATCACGCTCGACTCCGCCGCCGGGGGCCTCGAGGTCGGCATCGCCGAGGGAACCGCCGCCTGGCTCGACGTACGGTCCACGGCCGGCCGCGTACGC
This sequence is a window from Streptomyces sp. NBC_00691. Protein-coding genes within it:
- a CDS encoding DUF4097 family beta strand repeat-containing protein codes for the protein MPTFETPAPLSATVEIEIGRARIVAGKRTDTFVEVTPSDPGDKLDIQAAAETNVTCAGGKLLVKGPKKRSLFGKIGAVDVTVELPAGSDLTCRTGLGELIGEGLFGNCRLTTAAGDIQLDEAAAVRLKTSHGDILVDSTTGETEIHGSGRVRIGRIDGSATIRNLNGETTVGEITGELKVNSSNGPIGVGRTESSVTAKTASGAIRLGEVVRGRITLDSAAGGLEVGIAEGTAAWLDVRSTAGRVRNELGAAEGPGQSEETVEVRGRTSVGDIVIRRA